A single Bacteroidia bacterium DNA region contains:
- the aroC gene encoding chorismate synthase: MAGNSFGTLFKVTTFGESHGAYIGVTIDGCPAGLELDMDYIQSQLDRRKPGQSALSSQRKESDSAQFISGVFEGKTLGTPITVLLPNEDARSKDYQNLENAFRPSHADFTYQSKYGIRDYRGGGRSSARETAARVIAGTIAELLLSRIGIAITAYVSSISTLSMDESPVVFSKSQIDASPVRCPIPGLAEKMEKRIAETRKEGDSVGGIITCIIQHCPVGLGEPVFDKLQADLAKAMLSINAVKGFEYGSGFAGTQWKGSEHNDRFVAFENQVKTQTNFSGGIQGGISNGMDIYFRVAFKPTATILKPQTTIDSGLQPIDLQVQGRHDPCVVPRAVPIVESMAAIVLADHLLRHKSSRIDSLHL; encoded by the coding sequence GAAAGCCATGGCGCATATATTGGTGTAACCATCGACGGTTGTCCCGCCGGACTTGAGTTGGATATGGATTATATTCAATCTCAACTCGACCGCCGTAAACCGGGACAATCCGCTTTAAGTTCTCAGCGTAAAGAATCGGATTCCGCTCAATTTATTTCAGGTGTTTTTGAGGGCAAAACTTTGGGAACTCCAATTACCGTTCTTCTTCCCAATGAAGATGCGCGTAGCAAGGATTATCAAAACCTCGAAAACGCCTTTCGACCATCTCATGCCGATTTTACCTACCAAAGCAAGTATGGAATTCGTGATTACCGGGGTGGCGGAAGATCTTCAGCTCGTGAAACTGCTGCCAGGGTTATTGCCGGAACCATTGCCGAACTCCTACTTTCCCGAATAGGAATTGCGATTACGGCCTATGTATCATCCATTTCTACCCTATCCATGGATGAATCCCCGGTGGTATTTTCCAAATCTCAGATTGATGCTTCCCCTGTCCGTTGCCCCATTCCCGGTTTAGCCGAAAAGATGGAAAAACGTATTGCTGAAACCAGGAAAGAGGGTGATTCCGTAGGTGGAATTATTACCTGTATTATCCAACATTGTCCGGTTGGATTAGGCGAACCGGTATTTGACAAGCTCCAGGCCGACCTTGCCAAAGCCATGCTAAGCATCAATGCAGTAAAGGGTTTTGAGTATGGGAGCGGATTTGCAGGAACACAATGGAAAGGGTCGGAACACAACGACCGTTTTGTCGCCTTCGAAAATCAGGTAAAAACTCAAACCAATTTCTCCGGTGGAATTCAGGGCGGCATTTCCAATGGTATGGATATTTATTTTAGAGTAGCATTTAAGCCTACAGCCACTATTTTAAAGCCCCAAACCACGATTGATTCAGGCTTACAACCTATTGATTTACAGGTTCAAGGTCGCCACGATCCTTGTGTAGTTCCCCGCGCAGTGCCCATTGTAGAAAGCATGGCTGCCATAGTTCTTGCCGATCATTTATTGCGTCACAAAAGTTCCCGAATCGACTCCTTGCATTTGTAA